The following coding sequences are from one Arthrobacter sp. 24S4-2 window:
- a CDS encoding cytosine permease, producing the protein MQASTKTGSGGPRVERRSIDFVPEDERHGSPAQQFTLWFGANMQITAIVDGALAVLFGADALWAIIGLLIGNLLGGAVMALHAAQGPKLGLPQMISSRAQFGILGAVIPLVLVVVMYLGFAATGTVLAGQAVDQILQTGTPAVGMVIFGALTVLVATLGYKYIHLLGHIATIVGVLGFTFLGIRLLTSQDVGAMLGSGNFEFPTFLLAISLGAGWQLTYGPYVADYSRYLPSSTPARKTFMASYSGTVLGSQWSMTLGALFAALALPKGERFLDGQVAFLGNMSGGGLIAMVIYLVIVIGKLTVNTLNAYGGYMTMLTSVTAFTRKTGVAAWMRFAYVVGFIGLSVLIAVLASPDFIANFKNFVLLLLMVFIPWSSINLVDYYLISKEKVDIPALYDLNGRYGRWNKTALITYAVGIVVQIPFLAQSLYTGPMTKVLGGADISWLVGLVVTALVFYPLAKRNSNAPAHMIYPADSQAPASGPVLGRVPEVPASKA; encoded by the coding sequence ATGCAGGCCAGTACAAAAACGGGCTCAGGGGGACCGCGCGTCGAACGCCGCTCCATTGACTTCGTCCCGGAAGATGAACGTCATGGTTCGCCGGCACAGCAGTTCACTCTGTGGTTCGGAGCGAACATGCAGATCACGGCCATTGTTGACGGTGCCCTGGCAGTGCTGTTTGGAGCCGACGCCCTGTGGGCCATCATCGGGCTGCTGATCGGCAACCTTCTCGGCGGGGCCGTCATGGCGCTGCACGCGGCCCAGGGGCCGAAACTCGGGTTGCCGCAGATGATCTCCAGCCGCGCGCAGTTCGGGATTCTTGGCGCGGTCATTCCGTTGGTGCTGGTCGTCGTCATGTACCTCGGATTCGCTGCCACGGGCACTGTCCTGGCGGGACAGGCGGTAGACCAGATCCTGCAGACCGGCACTCCGGCCGTGGGCATGGTCATATTCGGGGCGTTGACAGTCCTCGTTGCCACGCTCGGCTACAAATACATCCACCTGTTGGGGCACATCGCGACGATCGTCGGAGTGCTCGGCTTCACCTTTCTGGGCATCAGGCTGCTCACGAGCCAGGACGTCGGCGCCATGCTCGGGTCCGGGAATTTCGAATTTCCCACCTTTTTGCTCGCCATCTCCCTCGGCGCCGGATGGCAACTGACGTACGGCCCCTACGTGGCTGACTACTCCCGTTACCTTCCGTCCAGCACCCCGGCGCGCAAAACATTCATGGCTTCCTACTCCGGCACCGTGCTCGGTTCCCAGTGGTCCATGACCCTTGGTGCCCTCTTCGCCGCCCTTGCCCTGCCCAAAGGTGAGAGATTCCTTGACGGACAGGTCGCCTTCCTGGGCAACATGAGCGGTGGGGGATTGATCGCCATGGTCATCTACTTGGTCATCGTGATCGGAAAGCTCACCGTCAATACCCTCAACGCCTATGGCGGCTACATGACGATGCTTACCTCGGTGACCGCGTTTACACGGAAGACCGGCGTAGCTGCCTGGATGCGGTTCGCCTATGTCGTGGGATTCATCGGGCTCTCGGTTCTCATCGCGGTCCTTGCATCACCGGACTTCATCGCCAACTTCAAGAACTTCGTGTTGCTCCTGCTCATGGTCTTCATCCCCTGGAGCTCCATAAACCTGGTCGATTACTACCTGATATCCAAGGAAAAAGTCGATATTCCGGCACTGTATGACCTGAACGGCCGGTACGGACGGTGGAACAAGACTGCCCTGATCACCTACGCAGTCGGCATCGTCGTACAGATCCCCTTCCTGGCCCAGAGCCTCTACACCGGACCCATGACGAAGGTACTCGGCGGGGCCGACATCTCGTGGCTCGTGGGGCTCGTCGTCACGGCCCTGGTGTTCTACCCGCTGGCCAAAAGAAATTCGAACGCGCCGGCCCACATGATCTATCCGGCCGACAGCCAAGCCCCGGCATCTGGTCCGGTCCTGGGTCGTGTGCCGGAAGTCCCGGCAAGCAAGGCGTAG
- a CDS encoding IclR family transcriptional regulator, whose amino-acid sequence MDSLSTRSKAPAAAQVLAVLRYVAGQAGPVGASIIARDVGLPRSTAYQLITVLIDDGFLVHLPEERKYALGVTAHELGTGYSRQAPLQRIARFPLARLVSRTRRTAHLAVMHGRDVVYVIEERAPRQRPLVTDTGVRLPAHLTASGRAMMAQMDTAQVAALFPGPEAFTARTNNGPQSLPALQDLLSRARALGYAWEQDEITEGFSSVAVAVLDRGRYPVASVALTVSNRAFPAAGARRRALDAETAEERALRIEDVAREWIPEVSRCAREISRRLGIQP is encoded by the coding sequence ATGGACAGCCTATCGACACGCAGCAAGGCCCCCGCAGCGGCGCAGGTTCTCGCCGTTCTGAGATACGTGGCCGGACAGGCGGGCCCGGTTGGTGCATCCATCATTGCCCGGGATGTCGGACTGCCCCGATCTACTGCATACCAGCTAATCACTGTCCTGATCGATGACGGTTTCCTGGTCCACCTGCCAGAAGAACGCAAGTACGCGCTCGGCGTTACGGCCCACGAGTTGGGAACGGGATATTCACGGCAGGCTCCCCTTCAGCGCATTGCCCGATTCCCGCTGGCCCGACTGGTTAGCCGAACCCGGCGGACGGCGCACCTTGCGGTCATGCACGGCCGGGACGTCGTTTACGTTATCGAAGAGCGCGCACCGCGGCAGCGTCCCCTGGTAACGGACACAGGTGTCCGGCTCCCGGCCCATCTGACGGCCAGCGGCCGGGCGATGATGGCCCAGATGGATACCGCTCAGGTGGCCGCGCTGTTTCCCGGCCCGGAGGCCTTTACTGCCCGCACCAACAATGGACCGCAGTCGTTGCCTGCCCTTCAGGATTTGCTGTCACGTGCCCGGGCGCTTGGGTACGCGTGGGAACAGGACGAGATCACGGAAGGATTCTCCTCTGTTGCCGTTGCCGTCCTTGACCGGGGGCGCTATCCGGTGGCCAGCGTGGCGCTGACCGTTTCCAACCGCGCGTTTCCGGCGGCCGGAGCGCGGCGCCGGGCCCTTGATGCTGAGACAGCCGAGGAACGGGCCTTGCGCATTGAAGACGTTGCCAGGGAATGGATCCCTGAAGTGAGCCGTTGCGCCCGGGAGATTTCCCGCCGGCTGGGCATCCAGCCGTGA
- a CDS encoding alanine racemase, producing the protein MNSPIQRQSEPDGDSAVHRVTAPAYPQLRLSSDALDNNIRVMASWCRERGVDLAPHVKTTMSAPIITRQLAAGAVGVTVATVDQVASALGWGLQHVLIANEVVDRFGLTRIRNWLEEDSGREIRCFVDSVPGAEAAAQVFGPEAGAALEVLIDVGTPGGRTGIRSLGEALRIAEMVRAAPGLRLVGVAGYEGVVPNSRAESTITAVDRHCRLVRDVYLEVARFFQTPAPIYSMGGSAFPDRVVEYLPDASQVPGTRKVLRSGCYVTHDHGTYAGVSPVPGLIPALTVRAVVLSTPEEGIAVVGAGKRDLPYDAGLPVFLSARTAGGATRNAAAAVVRNLFDHHAVLTGVSGLDVTDTVDFGISHPCSAFDRWPEYVVTDENGDETDVWRTDFHRSSLAPVHG; encoded by the coding sequence GTGAACAGCCCGATCCAACGCCAGAGCGAACCTGACGGCGACTCCGCGGTCCACCGCGTCACCGCGCCGGCATATCCGCAGCTGCGGCTCAGCAGTGATGCCCTCGACAACAACATCCGGGTGATGGCGTCCTGGTGCCGGGAACGGGGGGTGGATCTCGCACCCCACGTGAAGACAACCATGTCTGCACCGATCATCACCCGTCAGCTGGCTGCGGGTGCCGTCGGCGTCACCGTTGCCACCGTGGATCAGGTCGCTTCGGCGCTGGGCTGGGGACTTCAACACGTTCTCATTGCCAACGAGGTGGTCGACCGGTTCGGCCTGACGCGTATCCGCAACTGGCTGGAGGAGGATTCCGGGCGGGAGATCCGTTGCTTCGTCGATTCGGTGCCGGGAGCCGAGGCGGCGGCGCAGGTGTTCGGCCCCGAAGCGGGCGCCGCCCTCGAGGTGCTGATCGACGTCGGAACACCCGGCGGACGCACGGGGATACGCAGCCTCGGGGAGGCCCTGCGCATCGCTGAGATGGTCCGTGCCGCGCCCGGCCTCAGGCTCGTTGGCGTCGCCGGCTACGAAGGCGTGGTGCCCAACAGCAGGGCGGAGTCCACCATCACCGCCGTTGACCGGCACTGCCGTCTGGTGCGGGACGTCTACCTCGAAGTCGCCCGGTTTTTTCAGACACCGGCACCCATCTACTCCATGGGCGGGTCCGCGTTCCCGGACCGCGTTGTGGAGTACCTGCCCGACGCCTCCCAAGTGCCCGGAACACGCAAGGTCCTCCGGTCGGGTTGCTATGTCACCCACGATCACGGCACGTACGCCGGCGTCAGTCCGGTGCCTGGCCTCATACCGGCGCTGACAGTCCGCGCCGTAGTGCTGTCCACCCCGGAAGAGGGAATCGCGGTGGTCGGTGCAGGCAAGCGCGATCTTCCCTACGACGCCGGGTTGCCCGTCTTCCTGTCAGCCCGGACTGCCGGTGGCGCCACCAGGAATGCTGCAGCCGCAGTTGTGCGCAACCTGTTCGATCACCACGCAGTCCTCACCGGAGTCAGCGGCCTGGATGTCACGGACACGGTCGACTTCGGTATATCCCACCCCTGCTCCGCGTTCGACCGCTGGCCTGAATACGTCGTCACCGACGAAAACGGCGACGAAACAGACGTGTGGCGCACGGACTTCCACCGGTCATCCCTGGCGCCGGTCCACGGGTGA